From a region of the Panicum virgatum strain AP13 chromosome 2K, P.virgatum_v5, whole genome shotgun sequence genome:
- the LOC120675608 gene encoding phosphoenolpyruvate carboxylase 2, with amino-acid sequence MAALGAKVERLSSIDAQLRMLVPGKVSEDDKLIEYDALLLDRFLDILQDLHGDDLKEMVQECYEVAAEYETKRDLKKLEELGQMITSLDPGDSIVIAKSFSHMLNLANLAEEVQIAYRRRIKLKKGDFADENSAITESDIEETLKRLVVDLKKSPAEVFDALKSQTVDLVLTAHPTQSVRRSLLQKHSRIRNCLVQLYSKDITPDDKQELDEALQREIQAAFRTDEIRRTQPTPQDEMRAGMSYFHETIWKGVPKFLRRVDTALKNIGINERVPYNAPLIQFSSWMGGDRDGNPRVTPEVTRDVCLLARMMAANLYCSQIEDLMFELSMWRCNDELRIRADELHRSTKKDAKHYIEFWKKVPPNEPYRVILSDVRDKLYNTRERSRELLSSGHSDVPEEATLTSVEQLLEPLELCYRSLCACGDRVIADGSLLDFLRQVSTFGLSLVRLDIRQESDRHTDVLDAITTYLGIGSYREWPEERRQEWLLSELNGKRPLFGPDLPKTEEVADVLDTFHVIAELPADNFGAYIISMATAPSDVLAVELLQRECHVKTPLRVVPLFEKLADLEAAPAALARLFSIDWYRQRINGKQEVMIGYSDSGKDAGRLSAAWQLYKAQEELIKVAKDFGVKLTMFHGRGGTVGRGGGPTHLAILSQPPDTIHGSLRVTVQGEVIEQSFGEEHLCFRTLQRFTAATLEHGMHPPNAPKPEWRALLDEMAVVATEEYRSIVFKEPRFVEYFRLATPETEYGRMNIGSRPSKRKPSGGIESLRAIPWIFAWTQTRFHLPVWLGFGAAFKHVLQKDIRNLHMLQEMYNEWPFFRVTIDLVEMVFAKGNPGIAAVYDKLLVSEDLQPLGEKLRANYEETEKLLLQVAGHRDLLEGDPYLKQRLRLRDAYITTLNVCQAYTLKRIRDPDYHVALRPHLSKEIMDSNKPAAELVKLNPASEYAPGLEDTLILTMKGIAAGLQNTG; translated from the exons ATGGCGGCCTTGGGGGCGAAGGTGGAGCGGCTGTCCTCGATCGATGCGCAGCTGCGGATGCTCGTGCCCGGCAAGGTGTCGGAGGATGACAAGCTCATCGAGTACGACGCGCTCCTCCTCGACCGCTTCCTCGACATCCTGCAGGACCTCCACGGCGACGACCTCAAGGAGATG GTTCAAGAATGCTATGAGGTAGCTGCTGAGTATGAAACGAAGCGTGACTTGAAAAAGCTTGAGGAACTCGGCCAGATGATAACAAGCTTGGATCCTGGGGACTCTATTGTGATTGCCAAATCTTTTTCACACATGCTTAACTTGGCCAATTTGGCTGAGGAAGTCCAGATAGCATACAGGAGgagaatcaagctcaagaagGGAGACTTTGCTGACGAAAACTCAGCAATAACAGAATCTGACATTGAGGAAACACTTAAGAGGCTTGTAGTTGACCTCAAGAAATCACCTGCTGAGGTATTTGATGCCCTCAAGAGCCAGACTGTTGACCTGGTTTTGACTGCACATCCAACGCAGTCTGTGAGGAGGTCCCTGCTCCAGAAACACTCAAG GATACGAAACTGTTTGGTTCAACTCTACTCTAAAGATATCACTCCAGATGATAAGCAGGAACTTGATGAGGCCCTACAGAGAGAG atCCAAGCTGCCTTTAGAACCGATGAGATCCGAAGAACGCAGCCCACTCCTCAAGATGAAATGCGTGCTGGTATGAGCTACTTCCATGAAACAATTTGGAAGGGTGTTCCCAAGTTCTTGCGCCGAGTTGATACTGCACTGAAGAACATTGGGATTAATGAGCGCGTTCCTTACAATGCACCTCTTATTCAGTTCTCTTCTTGGATGGGAGGAGATCGTGATG GAAATCCAAGAGTCACGCCAGAGGTTACCAGGGATGTCTGCTTGCTTGCCAGAATGATGGCAGCAAACTTATATTGCTCACAGATTGAGGATCTTATGTTTGAG TTGTCTATGTGGCGATGCAATGATGAGCTGCGCATACGTGCTGATGAGCTACATCGCTCTACTAAGAAGGATGCCAAGCACTACATAG AGTTTTGGAAGAAGGTTCCTCCGAATGAGCCATATCGGGTGATACTGAGTGATGTGAGGGATAAACTCTACAACACCCGTGAACGATCACGTGAGCTTTTATCTAGTGGACATTCTGATGTTCCAGAGGAAGCTACACTGACAAGTGTTGAGCAG TTGTTGGAGCCCTTGGAGCTATGTTACAGATCACTGTGTGCTTGTGGTGACCGTGTGATTGCCGATGGAAGCCTTCTTGATTTCTTGCGCCAAGTTTCCACCTTTGGTCTTTCCCTTGTGAGGCTTGATATTAGGCAAGAATCAGATAGGCACACAGATGTCCTGGATGCCATCACCACATACCTGGGAATTGGATCTTACCGCGAGTGGCCCGAAGAACGCCGCCAGGAATGGCTATTGTCCGAACTCAATGGGAAACGTCCACTGTTTGGCCCAGACCTTCCCAAGACTGAGGAAGTTGCCGATGTTCTAGACACATTCCATGTTATTGCTGAGCTTCCTGCTGACAATTTTGGTGCATATATCATTTCCATGGCGACAGCTCCTTCAGATGTCCTTGCTGTTGAGCTCCTCCAACGTGAGTGCCATGTAAAGACACCCCTTAGAGTAGTTCCACTGTTTGAGAAGTTGGCCGATCTTGAGGCTGCCCCAGCTGCATTGGCCAGACTTTTCTCAATAGATTGGTACAGACAGAGAATTAATGGCAAGCAAGAAGTCATGATTGGCTATTCGGACTCCGGAAAAGATGCTGGTCGTCTCTCAGCAGCTTGGCAGCTGTACAAAGCTCAGGAGGAGCTCATCAAGGTTGCTAAggactttggtgtgaagttGACAATGTTCCACGGGCGTGGTGGGACAGTTGGAAGGGGTGGTGGTCCCACTCACCTTGCCATCTTGTCCCAGCCACCAGACACAATCCATGGATCGCTCCGAGTCACAGTCCAAGGTGAAGTCATTGAACAGTCCTTTGGTGAGGAACACTTGTGCTTCAGAACACTGCAGCGTTTTACAGCTGCTACCCTGGAGCATGGCATGCATCCACCAAATGCACCGAAGCCAGAATGGcgagctcttcttgatgagaTGGCAGTTGTAGCAACTGAGGAATATCGGTCCATTGTCTTCAAAGAGCCACGTTTTGTCGAGTATTTCCGCCTC GCAACACCTGAAACAGAGTACGGCAGGATGAACATAGGAAGCAGGCCATCCAAGAGAAAGCCAAGTGGTGGAATTGAGTCACTCCGTGCTATCCCATGGATCTTCGCTTGGACTCAAACTCGGTTCCACCTCCCGGTCTGGCTAGGCTTTGGTGCCGCATTTAAGCATGTCCTCCAAAAGGACATCAGGAATCTCCACATGCTCCAAGAAATGTACAATGAGTGGCCGTTTTTCAGGGTCACCATCGATCTTGTTGAGATGGTGTTTGCCAAGGGTAATCCTGGGATTGCCGCCGTATATGACAAACTCCTTGTCTCGGAGGATCTACAGCCACTGGGTGAGAAGCTGAGGGCCAACTATGAAGAAACTGAAAAGCTTCTTCTTCAG GTTGCTGGGCACAGGGATCTTCTTGAAGGTGATCCCTACCTGAAGCAGCGGCTCCGCTTACGTGATGCCTACATCACCACCCTGAACGTCTGCCAGGCCTACACCCTGAAGCGGATCCGTGACCCAGACTACCACGTCGCGCTACGCCCCCACCTGTCCAAGGAGATCATGGATTCGAACAAGCCAGCAGCAGAGCTCGTGAAGCTGAACCCGGCCAGCGAGTACGCCCCTGGGCTGGAAGACACACTCATCCTCACCATGAAGGGCATAGCTGCCGGTCTTCAGAACACTGGTTAG
- the LOC120695272 gene encoding polyadenylate-binding protein-interacting protein 8-like — protein MGSAAVIVKKALSVDAPEFVMAANNNGPAAADAGGSSDATTPPPGNVRAGRRGAYRPRKLLSRSQEAVRRTVFVKYIDHTITEQILAALFGSYGTVVDCRICGDPSNGLRFGFVEFQREEEAYSALLLNGIIIGMYPLSVSPSRTAICPINPRFLPQSEAEWEICSRTIYCTNISKIVQSSDLKAFCEAYFGKVCRLKLLDNDKRLTNLAFIEFAEVDAAIAALGCDGIFAGGHRIRICPSKTPIRSYCYGIACAGMGVGGD, from the exons ATGGGGAGCGCCGCCGTGATCGTGAAGAAGGCCCTCTCGGTCGACGCGCCCGAGTTCGTGATGGCGGCGAACAACAACGGGCCAGCGgcggccgacgccggcggcagTAGTGATGCGACGACCCCGCCGCCTGGAAACGTCCGAGCGGGGAGG aGGGGTGCTTACAGGCCTCGAAAGTTGTTGTCTCGGTCGCAAGAAGCTGTAAGAAGAACAGTCTTTGTCAAATACATTGACCACACT ATTACTGAGCAGATCCTGGCTGCACTATTCGGGTCATATGGGACT GTGGTGGATTGTCGCATCTGTGGAGACCCCTCGAATGGTCTCAGGTTTGGGTTTGTAGAGTTCCAACGTGAGG AGGAAGCATACTCTGCATTATTACTTAATGGTATCATTATCGGGATGTACCCTCTGAGTGTTTCACCTTCAAGGACTGCAATCTGTCCTATTAACCCAAGGTTCCTTCCTCAG TCTGAAGCTGAGTGGGAGATATGCTCGAGGACTATCTATTGCACCAATATCAGCAAGATT GTCCAAAGTAGTGATCTGAAAGCCTTTTGTGAGGCATACTTTGGCAAG GTTTGCCGCCTCAAGCTTCTGGATAATGACAAGCGCTTGACAAACTTAGCTTTTATTGAGTTTGCTGAG GTTGATGCTGCTATTGCTGCTCTGGGGTGTGACGGCATTTTCGCAGGTGGCCACCGAATCAG GATATGCCCATCCAAGACCCCGATAAGGAGCTACTGCTATGGGATCGCCTGTGCTGGCATGGGCGTTGGTGGAGACTAA
- the LOC120675598 gene encoding ubiquitin-conjugating enzyme E2 36-like, with translation MANSNLPRRIIKETQRLLSEPAPGISASPSEENMRYFNVMILGPSQSPYEGGVFKLELFLPEEYPMAPPKVRFLTKIYHPNIDKLGRICLDILKDKWSPALQIRTVLLSIQALLSAPNPDDPLADNVAKHWKANETEAVGTAKEWTRVYASGA, from the exons ATGGCCAACAGCAACCTCCCTCGCCGCATCATCAAG GAGACGCAGCGGCTGCTCAGTGAGCCAG CTCCAGGAATCAGTGCCTCGCCATCTGAAGAGAACATGCGCTACTTCAATGTCATGATCCTTGGCCCGTCGCAGTCACCCTATGAGG GAGGAGTTTTCAAGCTTGAATTATTCTTGCCTGAAGAATATCCAATGGCTCCACCAAAG GTTCGCTTTCTCACAAAAATTTATCACCCTAACATTGACAAG CTTGGTAGGATATGCCTTGATATTTTGAAGGACAAGTGGAGTCCTGCCCTTCAGATCCGAACAGTTCTTTTGAG CATCCAGGCGCTGCTCAGTGCCCCAAATCCTGACGACCCGCTTGCTGATAACGTTGCAAAGCACTGGAAAGCTAATGAGACTGAAGCTGTAGGAACAG CCAAAGAGTGGACCCGTGTATATGCAAGCGGAGCATGA